The DNA window GCTGATAAATTTGCTGAAACTGCTTCAAAACTAAAATCATCAAAATTACCATTGGTACTGTGTTCATTGGATCCTGTTGCAATGAAAGCTGCCCTAGAAAATGTGGGTGATGAAAGGCCACTGATTTATGCTGCAACCGAAAACAACTTCGATGAAATGGCTGAACTGGCACTGGAATATGATTGTCCACTGGCAATTTTTGTTCCCAACGATCTGGAGAAGATGAAGGAGATCTCAAATATTCTTCGATCCAAGGGTGTTCATGAACTAGTTCTTGATCCAGGTACCTATGTCAACGATGGAATCGGTGATACACTTGATAACTTCGTCATGATCAGAAGACTGGCCATCGAAGAGAGGGATGAGGATTTCAGATTCCCAATTATGGGAATTCCAGCTTTAACATGGTTGTATGAGAAGGATGAAATACAGGGTGGTATAAAAGAGGCAACAGTAGCAGCCACTTTGATGAATAAATATGCGGATATGTTAATAATTCATGGAACCAACATATGGGAACTTATACCAGTTTTAACATTACGTCAAAGTGTTTTCACAGATCCGAGGAAGCCGCAGGCAGTTGATGCAGGGCTGTACGAGTTTGGTGAATTAAATGAAGACTCACCAGTGGCACTCACAACCAACTTCGCACTCACCTACTACACGGTAGAAGGAGATCTTAAATCTGGAAAATCTAACTGTTACTTACTTGTATTAGATACAGAAGGACGTGCAGTTGATGTTTCTCTTGCAGGGGGACAGTTAACTGGAGCATCTGTAGCAGAATTGATTAAAGATTCTGGTATAGAAGATAAAGTTAAAACAAGAACTCTGATCATACCAGGTCTAGCAGCACCAATTAGCGGTGAAATAGAGGATGATTCAGGATGGGAAGTTCTGGTAGGTCCAAGGGACTCTTCAGGTATGCCTGATTTCTTCCACAAACTAGAAGAAAAACAGGAAGCCAAGTAAAAAGATGAACAAACTAAAAATTTCATGGGAATGATTCAATGAAGACATTGATGGTAGTAGATCCAAGAATGTGCACCGAGTGCAAGGACTGTGTCACAGCGTGCAAGGAAGAACACGGAGTTTCAAGGGTGAAAAAAACATCCACCGTACCTCTCTTCTGTATGCACTGTCATCCTGATAAGGCTCCATGTGCAAGAATATGTCCAACCAATGCAATAAAGGAAGAAGATGGAGTGTTGATGGTTGATGAGGATGCTTGCATACTCTGCAGACTATGCATGATCTCATGTCCAGTCGGGATGATGGTTATGGATCTCGAAAAGAAATCCACGCAGAAATGTACATTGTGTTTTGAAAAGGAGGACAGAATTCTTCCAGCTTGTGTTGAAGCATGTAAAGACAATGTTTTAAAGGTTTTCTCTGTGGAGGATCTAGAAGATCTCAAGGACGACACAACATTTGCTGACATAATTGAAGAGGCAATGAAGATATACCAAGAGAAGATATGATTAAATCTTCCATTTTTCTTCTTAACCTAAAATTAAAATAGAATTTTGAATCCCAATTTTTTTTATTTTTCGAGCAATATTTTATCTGATTTTATTTTGAATCCTTCATTAATGAGCATTTCAATTTTCATTTGTTTTCCTCCCCTAAAACCTCCAATCTTACCATCAGACCTAACAACTCTATGGCAGGGAACAACAATTGGGAATGGATTTTTGCCTATAGCTGTTCCTACTGCTCTGTAACCTTGGGTTTTCACAGCTGTGGCAATTTCTTTGTAGGTTTTTACCTGACCGTGTGGTATTGAAGCAACTTCTAAAATAACATCCCTTTCAAAGGTAGTGTTCAGTGTAGCAGTTTCATGGGAGGATTCATTGGAAATATTCAGTTCAAGGAGTTCAATGTCGAAGTTTGACGTGTTTCCATGGTATATTTCGGCAATAATCCCAACGATCTCATCGTACATATTATTTATTATGAATTTAGGATGGTAATTTGATATTTCAGTTACCAAATCTTCAAGGTTGGTTTGGGGGAGTGCTATCCTTACGATCTTTCCCTTTTGGGAAAATGCTGCTGCGAAGTATAGTTTGTTAGTTTTATGAATTGAAATTATCACTAGATCCTTTCTTTTATTCATAGTTATCAACCAACCCAAAGTCTTCAATCTATTTTCATAAACTTAGAATGAATAACATCTCCAAAAGTTATTTTTTTAGGTAAGAATCTTAAAACTATCTACTATGAGATCTACATCGTCGTTAAATATTTCGAAGTTGTCGGGTTCACCAGCAAACCACAAGTAGTACAACATGTCCTTCTTTTTATAGGCAACTATCATTATCTTGGTCACTGATGATCCATGGGGGTTTTCACCCACCAGTATATAGGTTTCCATGCCTCTGGAAATAAAACCCATCTCAGATGTGATACTACTATTTTGCATCATGAACACATTCTTAAGAATTTCTGCAAATTCCTCTGCACTTATGTCTTCAGCCTCTTCATTCCTGTTAATGGAGAAATGTATTGAGTTGTTGGCAACACCACCAATAATAACTTTTTTATCATCAGTAGTTTCAATTATCTCCCATTTATTAGGATATTCGAATGAAATTTCACCGTTTTCAAAATTAACGATCCATGAACCTTTTCCAAGGGCCTGAATTTTTTTTAGGGCTTCCTCAGCTTTAATTCTCACGTATATGTACTGGTCATCAAGGGCATTTATTAGGGCATCTACGGCTCTTTCATCACCAATATTTCCTAAAGCTTCGATAATACGGCCTCGAACGTATTTGTTCTGGTTTTTATATCTTGAGTTATAAAGAGAATCGATCAGTGGTTCCACAGCCCTTTCATCTTTAATTTTTCCCAGAACCACAGCGATCTGGGATCGGAGTTGCCAATCATCAGTGTCAAATGATTTTAACAGTTCTCCAACCGCGGGTTTACCAATTTTTCCGAGGGCCATAACAGATTTCCATCTAACATCACTGTCAGTATCCTTGAGGGTGTTCACGAGAGGTTTGATCGCCCGTTCGTCCCCAATTTTTCCAAGTGCGATGGCTGCATACTTCCTCACATGCCAATCAGAATCTGTGAGAGAATTTAAAAGAGGTTCATAACCTTTTTCATTTCCAATATCTCCCAGTGCTATGGTAGCATTCCTTCTTACAGCCCAACTAACATCGTTGAGGGCAGTTATTAGGGCATCTACTCCTCTGTCATCCTTCAACCTACCAAGTGCTGCAGCTGCCTTCCAACGAACTTCTTCATCAGAATCCACAAGAAGGGTTTCTATTAATGCAGGTACTGCTATTTTATCCCCAATTATTCCCAGGGCTTCTGCTGAATTTTCTCTAACAGCAATAAGAACAGTAAATTCGTCCTGCCAGCTTTCATATTTCAAGGATTCAATCAATGCTCCAACTGTTCTTTCATCACCAAGTCTTTTGAGTGAAATTGCAGCATCTTTCCTTATTAAATAATCTTCATTTTTTAAAGCTCTGATCAGCCCATCAACATCTTTTGATTCTTCCATCAATTCAATATCTGGGTTGAATTCTTGTTCAATTGAATCCATCTATGAATTCACATCCTTTAACACGAAAGTTCATAATAATGTTAATAATTAAAATATGGGAGTTTTCAAATAAATAATTTGGCGTTTAATCTTACCAATTAATATTGAAAACTATTTAACCTTTTTTTTAGTATTTAACAATTTAATCTACAGAATTTCCGTTAATAACTTCATTAAATTTGGATTTTTTCCCACAAATTTCAATGCAGCTATCTTGGATATGGATTCAATGTCCTGGTTTTCAATAAACTCAGCAAGAGAATTCATATCTTTGTCACTGAGTTTATCTGCCATTTTACGGTACTTAGCAGATTGGGATAAACCCTTTCCAACTTCTTTTTTCCAAAGTTTTTCATAGTTTTTGAGGTAGTTTGAGGAACAATCCTCATTTTTTACAGACTCTGCAGCCACTTCTCCCGCAATTCTTGCACAAGTTATTGTGGGGTGTATTCCACCTCCAGTAATTGGATCAACGTGCCCTGCTGCATCTCCAACAACTAATAAACCATCGGTATAAGTTTTTTCTATCGGACCTGACACTGGCACACCGCCAATGTTAAGTTCAACTGGTGTTGCATCTAATTTTGATACAAATTTATCCAAGTAGTAGAGTGGTGTTTTGCCAGGACTCCTTATACCCACCCCTACATTGGCTACACCGTCTCCCTTAGGGAATATCCATACGTACCCCTTGGGTGCAACATTTTCTCCAAAGTAGAATTCCAGGTAGTTAGGATCTACGTCCACCCCAACCATTTCGTACTGTGCACAGGAACAGATCTGCTGTGGGGATTGGATGGTTTTTAAACCAGCCATTCTGGCCATGTTTGATTCAATGCCGTCTGCAGCGATCACAACGTCTGCTTTTACCTCAATGGTTTCACCCAGATGTTTAGCAATCACTCCACAAACTTTATGATCTTTAATTATTAGATCTTTAACAGCAGTCTTAACCATGATATCAGAACCTGATTTCGCTGCTTCGGATGCTAATTCTTTGTCAAATACCTTACGATCCAAAACAAGACCTTCTGCAACTCCTCCTTCATAGTTGATGCATCTGCCGTCGGGTGCGTGAATGTTAGCACCTTTAATTTTGGATCTTATGTACTTCTCGTTTGGTTTTATTTTGAGGGTTTCAAATGTGTTGTAAGTGACTCCCTCGGCACACTGTACTGGACTCCCTATTTCCTGCCGCTTTTCAAGCATTAATACATCAACATCAGATTTTGATGCAAAGAGTGCAGAAGTTGATCCACCTACCCTCGCACCAACCACAACAACATCGTACTTGAGCTTAGTCATCATCCTTCCCCACCATCAATGCTCCTAGTGGACATACATAAACGCAGTTACCACAGTCTGTGCATCCTATCTCAACATTCAACCCGTTTTCAGCGAGTTCAATTATTCCTTCTGGACACACAGTTACACAAGATCCACAGTATCCACAATTTTCTGACTGGACTTCCATCGTTGTATACCACCCTACAATTTTTGATGTATTATATTAAACAAATTTCATATATAGATTTGTGTCGAGTAAATAATGAAACAAATAGTGTGGGATGATTATCTGTTAAACAACAGGGGATTTTCCATCCTTGTTTATTAAGATTTGTAGGATAAAGGAACATGACAACCACAAAAAACCGTTAACTTAATATAGGATGTAAACTAATTTCGATTGTATGCAGGGGTGCCCGAGCTGGCCAAAGGGGGTGGACTTAAGATCCTCTGGCGTAGGCCTACGTGGGTTCGAATCCCATCCCCTGCACTTTTATTCAATTTTAATCTTGTTGAACAGGTAAAAATTTTAAGTTACAACTATTAATACCTGTAAAATGCCTCAGTGGCTCAGGGGTAGAGCGATGCCTTGGTAAGGCATAGGCCGGGGGTTCAAATCCCCCCTGAGGCTTATATTTTTAATATTTTTTTCCCATAACATTATCCTCCTTACTAAACATGCTAAATTAAAATAACTCTTTGGTGTTTAATGTGCAAAAAAAGATTATTCAAATATCTGATATCCATTTTGGTGAGAAAACCTTTTCTATGGAACTCAAAAACAATTTATTAAGACAAGTTACTGATGAAAATCCGGATTTGATCATAGTATCTGGAGACCTTACCACTGAAGGATATTCTCATGAATATGATGATGCAGCAGAATTTGTCGATGAATTAAACTCAATATCTGAGGTACATGTTGTTCCAGGAAATCACGATGCAAGAAATGTGGGACTCATACATTTTGAAAAACAAATTGGGGAACGTAAATTTATCCATATTGACAAATCTGGAGGATTTGTGATTGCAGGTTTAGACTCCTCCGAACCTGATATTAATGATGGACAAATAGGATATGATCAATTGGCATGGCTAAAATCTGAGCTTGAAAAAGTTCCAAAGGACATGTGCAAAATAGTCACCTTCCACCACCACCTACTGCCCATTCCACAAACAGGCAGGGAAAGAAATATATTACTAGATTCAGGCGATCTTTTAAGGTTATTCATAGACTCCGGAGTTGATTTTGTATTAAATGGCCACAAACACGTCCCTAATGTGTGGATGATTGAGAAGATGGTTACCCTAAATTCAGGTACTGCCACAACAAGAAAACTAAGGGGAAATACGTACCCTTCATACAACGAGCTTCTCATTGATGATGGAGGCATATTTGTTAATCTAATAAACACCTTCACAGGATACAAGCGAGAAGTAGCCAACTATGCAGTGGAATTGAATGAAAATGAATACAGTATCTGTTCATACAACTACAATTCAGATAATGGTGTGTAGCAGGTCATAAATTTTTTTTAGAGATCCAGTTTTTTAAAAAAACTTTAAAAAACAAAAAAATTAGATTCATTTAGTAATGAATTAACACTAAATGTTACTAGATGTCCATTCTGTTTAGAATTGATGTTTACATTTATAGAATTTTTTAAAATAGTTGACTAGAATTAAATTTAAAGAAATATTAGAAATAACAGTGATAAAAATGTCAAAGGCACTTGATGTGGTCACCGCAGGGATTATTGCAGGTATTGTTGCATATGCAACAGCCATACTTGGAATTGGAGGAACTGTTATTGGAGCAGTTTTAGGGGCAATTCTTTATCAAGTCATGTCCCACCTCTTTAAGGAACCACTCGAAAAAATGGAAACCCAAAATTTCGAAGCTAGAATAGTCTACGTACTTCCCTTGATTTTGATCGTGATAGTAGAGATATTGTATATTTTTGCAATACTATATCTTAAACCAGGATCAGTATTTTACCAGCTTGAAGCAGCAACCAATCACAACCTGTTCAGATCCATTGGGGCTGGACTCATAATCATGGGACTCTATCCCATAATTCAGTCGGAGTACATCAAAAAATCCTATGGTTACATTATATTAGTTGTTGGATTGATAGTTCTTCTTGGAGGGTTTGCTGATTTCAACACACCCCTAACAGATTTTTACTCAGTTATATATGCAGAAATGGGAATAATTATTTCTTTAATGGTGATAGCTGCAATTAGTTTCGTTGCGATCGCAATAACATCGGAAGCTGTGAAGATATTCAAGGAAAAGAAAAATTTTAATGTTGAAAAACAGAATGTTAAGTATGGAGAACGAATAGATGATTGGTTGGATGGAAACCATCCAAAGGCTAAATCAACCAAAAAACATGATAAAAATGATGATGGAGGGCCTTAAATGAAAAGATCCGACAGTACATTAAAGGCAATATTAGATGTTATCCTGCATGATAATCCTGCAACCCAAGACGAAATTGCTGAAAAATTGGGTTTAACCCGAAGATACGTCACCAAACTCTTACAACCCATGGTTAAACGTGGAGTGGTAAGAAGAGCTTACATACTTGACCTAAAAAAATTTGATGAATTTTCTGAGATGTTCGATGAGGAAAAAACATCCCGAGAGTATGCTGGAGCATATCTCATCAAAGATATGCTTAAAAACATGGTGGGTCATGTTTTCAAACAGTTTGACATGTCCTTTGAATCATTTGTTAATTACAATGATGAAATGGCTAACAAGGCCTTAGAAATGGATTACATTAGTAACAATATGCATGAAAAAATCAGATCCAGTGTTGATACAGTCATATCAATCAATCCTTACTCAGAATTCAGTAAAACAATGGTGTTCAGTGAGGTGGCCTACGATCTAGAAAGAATAGCTGACCACACTTGCCATATTGCTAACTTTGTTTTAAATGGTTGTTACGAAGTTGATGCTGAAATGTTAGAAATTTTAAATTCTATGTATTTAACATCGAGAAAAATGGTTAAATATTCGATGGAAGGTTTTTTAAATGAAGAATTAGATCTTAAGGATAAAGTAATGGATTATGAGGAAAAGATACACGCCCTCCAAAAGAAGGCCCTGAATCAAATTGCAATACAAATGGCTGAGGATGATGTGCTGGATAAAGATAGATCCACCTATTATTTGACATTGTCCCGTGTTGTAAAGGCTTTTGAAAGAATTGGAGATATTTCAGTGGAAATAATTGATGCTGCAGGTGAATTCTACAGGAACATTCCTCGTTCAACAACACCGGAACGTTTCAGAAGAAGATCATCCGACTAAAAAATTGCTTTTAGGTACAGTTCAAAAATTAAGGACTCTATTTATGAGATGTATGAAAAATGAAAAATTAGTTCTGAGCATGTTTATGCGGAGGAACAGTTTTACTTCTTTTGTTAGTTGACTTGATTTTTTAGATCTGTTTTTTTCATAAACCATTCATATCAAAAACTTTTCTGAATGGTTTTTCCAAGGCCATTTCCTCATTCACGTGTGCAAGAAGTCCTGGAACTCTTCCTATTATGAAGATGCCACAACCCATTTTCCAGTCAAAACCCATGTCGGATAAAATAGCTGAATTTGCCCCGTCAATATTCATTTTTATTCCTTTTTCATTGTAAAGGCTGTTTTCTATGTTCATGGCAAGTTCACAGTGTTCATTGAAGCAATCTAATTTTTTAGCTACTTCAATTAACTTCGCAGCCCTTGGATCTTTTTTATGGTACCTGTGTCCAAACCCTGGAACCTTCATGTTTCCATTTTCGAAGTAGGTCAGAACTTCATCTTTGATTTCATCTGTGGATTTGCCGTAGTTCTTCTGTAATTGGATCCCACGTTGCAGCATTTTCATGGAAATTTCTATGGCCCCTGCATGATTTTTTCCAAAAGCTAAAATTCCTCCAGCAATACATGCATTGACACTAGATCCTGCAGATGCCATTAATCTTGCGGATTGTGTGCTTGGTGGTGTTACTCCATGATCACAGAATGATACAAGAACGGCTTCAAACATTTTTTTCTGCTTTTCTGATGGAATTTTACCCTGGAGTAACAAGTAAACCATTTCTGGAAAACTGTAATTTTCTATCAGATCTTCTTGTGAATAACCTCTAGTAGATAGATGGTTGTGTTCCACCTTGGTTATTGCTGTTTTCCATCCCGGATTTTGGGATTTCATCATTCCTTTCAAAAGTTCTTCTGTAATCATGATAAGGATTAATAATACAGGAATAATATTTAAATTTAACCCTTTGGCCTTCTATTGTTCACATATTGTGTAATATTCAAATTTTGGCCATAAAAAATTGGGTTTTAGTATCATATTGGACACATTTAGTGTTTATTAAAACACAAATAGTAACCTTTATATGTTTTTAGAATAAGCTATGGTTGAGGCGTGTTAAACAACTCTTGTAAATAATTGAAATGTCATAACATTGGTTATGGTTAGTTTAGGATGAGGTGAACTAAGTGGATAAAAAATACATTATCGGAATAATTATAGCACTAGTAGTGATAGTAGGTGCATACATGGTTGTTGCACCAGGTTCAGGAAGTAAAGTAACAGTTGTAGGATCAACTTCAGTACAACCTGTAGCAGAAAAATTGGCTACAGCGTACATGAAAGAACACCCAAATGTTAAGATAACGGTTCAAGGTGGGGGAACAGCTGTTGGAATTAAAAGCGCTCAAGATGGTACAGCAAATATCGGTACAGCATCTAAAGCTCTTTCAACAAACGATTCTCAAGGCTTGACTCAATACACTCTTGGACAAGACGGAGTAGTTGCAATAGTAAGTCCAAATAACAACTTAACTGGCTTAACTAAAGATCAGCTAAAGGGAATCTTCTCTGGAAATATAACCAACTGGAATCAGGTTGGAGGACCAGATGCAAAGATTAACGTTATTGTTAGGGAAGAAGGTTCAGGTACAAGAGATGCATTCCAGGACATAGTTTTAGGTAAATTATCTAACGGAACAAAAGTATCATTTGTATCTTCAGCAATCGTACAGAGTTCTACCCAGGCTGTTCAACAAGCTGTAAGTCAGGACCCAAATGCAATAGGATTTTGCTCATTTGCAGATTTAGGTAATGACACAAAGGCATTATCCATAAATGGAATTTCCGCTTCAGCATCCACAATTGCAGATGGAACATACACAATACAGAGACCTTTCTTATTCTTAGTCAAAGGCGATGCAAAGGGTGAAGTTAAAAATTTCATAGACTGGGTTATGGGACCAGAAGGACAGGCAATATTAACCAGCCAGAAAATTATTAAATCAACTAACTCCACCAACTCAACAAAATAAATTAGAGATAAGTTGTCGAATATGGTTTAAAACCATATTTGCCCAATTTTTTTTAAATAATACCAAATTATAGTATAAACTAAACAGATCATTTATTCAATTTTAAAATAAATAGTTAGTCCAGGATTATCCATGTGTTAATTGTATTATGGGTATATATGTGAAAACAAAAAAAATTGGTTTCATATTTAAATTTACACAAAATTTATATCATAAAAATCTAAAGCAACATAACTACAAATTTTTGAGGTGTCATAATGACTGAAAAAACAGAGGAAAAATTCGTTAAATGGGTGCTATTTGCAACCGGATTGTCCTCTATAGCGATAATACTACTCATAATATTATTCATTTTCAACGAAGGAATTCCTGCAATAACCAATATAGGATTTTTCAACTTTGTATTTGGAATGACTTGGGCTCCATCTAATGGACAGTACGGTGTATTTCCAATGGTAATCGGTACACTTGGAATAACTGCTTTGGCTCTTTTATTAGCAGTTCCATTATCCATATGCTGTGCTGTATTCTTATCAGAAATTGCCCCACCAACAATGAGAAAAATATTGAAACCAACTATACAAGGCTTGGCAGGAATTCCATCAGTTATCTATGGATTTTTTGGTTTAGTTGTTCTTGTTCCATTTATGAGGGTGCACTACGGCGGTACAGGATTCAGTTTGTTGGCTGCATCCTTGATTTTGACCATCATGATATTACCAACAATAACAAGTATATCAGAAGATGCGTTAAGATCCATACCAATGGAATATAAAGAAGCTTCATTTGCACTTGGCGCAACCCAATGGCAGACAATAAAAAATGTATTGCTACCTGCAGCCGTTCCGGGAGTGATAACCGCAATTATCCTTGGTATGGGAAGGGCTATCGGAGAAACAATGGCTGTTATAATGGTGGCAGGAAACGTAGTTCAGATACCAGGATCCATATTTGATCCAGTAAGGGCATTGACATCAAATATAGCCCTTGAAATGGGATACGCTACTGGTCTGCATTACAATGCACTATTTGCAACAGGAATCATATTAATTGGAGTAATAATTATTTTACTTCTAATTGCTAACTACTTCAATTACAAGAAAAGAGTTACAATTGGGGGCGGTTACCTATGATCTTTGGACAGAACCAAGAATCAATGGATATTCCCACACAAAAGAGGTGTTTTAGATGAACAGAATTCTTTCACCTAAAATATCCCAAAAAATAATGAAGGGCGTTTTTTGGGGTTCTGGAATTTTAACCATACTCCTACTTGTAATGATCATTGGATACGTCCTAATAAACGGACTTCCAGTTATTAACTTCGAATTTCTTTTCAGTGATCCCATAGATTCTGGGCGTGCTGGCGGAATATTTCCAATGATAGTTTCCACGATTTATGTTACATTCGTGGCATTGGTTGTAGCTATTCCATTGGGTATTGGAGGGGCTGTTTATCTGGCAGAATATGCTGGAGAAAGCAACATTGTAAAAGCAATAAGGTTTGGTTCAGAAACACTTGCATCAATTCCCTCAATAGTGTTTGGTCTATTTGGGTATGCATTTTTTGTAATTTATCTGGGATTAGGATTTTGTGTACTGTCTGGTGGTCTGACATTGGCGCTCATGGCTTTACCAACAATACTTCGGACAGCAGAAGTGTCCATTGAATCAGTGCCCAGATCTTACACTGAAGGAAGTTTAGCACTGGGTGCAAATAAATGGCAGACAATTTATGAGGTAGTTCTTCCAGCAGCTATTCCAGGAATTATTACTGGAATAATTTTAGGTATGGCACGAGCCATTGAAGAAACAGCTGCAATACTATATACTGTCGGTGCATCACTGGCAGTGCCTGTTTCAATATTTGACCCTGCTAGGCCGTTACCACTGCACCTGTACACTCTTGCTACAGAAGGTATTTCAATGCCTAATGCATATGGTACTGCAGCAGTTCTGGTAATTTTAATATTGGTGATCACAATAGTCACCAATGCATTGGTTGATAGATACATAAAAAAGATGATGGGGCGTTAGAAATGCCATACAGAATAGAAGTAAAAGATTTAAACGTATATTTTGGAGAATCCCACATATTAAAGGATATTAACATTAATATTAACAATAACATGGTCACGGCCTTGATAGGACCATCAGGATGTGGTAAATCTACATTTATTAGGACATTAAACAGGATGAACGATAGTATCTCTACTTTCAAGAAGGATGGTTCAGTTTTACTCGATGGAAAAGATATTTATGAATCCAAGGTGGATGTTGTTGATCTAAGGAAGAAGGTTGGGATGGTATTCCAGAAACCGAACCCATTCCCAAAATCAATTTTTGATAATGTGGCTTATGGTTTAAGGATCCATGGTGAGAGTGATAAGGACGTCTTAGCAAATAAAGTGGAAGAAAGTCTTCGAGCAGCTGCTCTTTGGGATGAAGTTAAAGACAAACTAGAAATGTCAGCATTAGGTCTTTCAGGAGGTCAACAGCAGCGTTTATGCATAGCAAGAACAATAGCTGTTGAACCAGAAGTAATTCTCATGGATGAACCATGTTCTGCACTTGATCCAATATCAACAACCAAGATTGAAGATTTAATCCACAAACTCAAAGACGATTACACAATAATAATTGTTACTCACAACATGCAACAAGCAACAAGGGTTTCAAAGTACACTGCTTTCTTCTTGAATGGAGAAATTGTTGAAAGTGGATTAACAGATAAACTATTCATAGAACCCGAGGATAAACGAACAGAAGATTATATTACAGGCAGATTTGGTTAACCTGTTTGGGTGTCGAAATGTATGTAACGATTTTGGAGAACCAACTGGAAAAAATTAAGGATACTCTGTTGGACTACAGTAATGAAACTTCAGAAAGAATTACTAAATCAGTTGAGGGTTTTATCAATGAAGATGTGTATCGATCTAAGGAAATAATTGAGGAAACTAATAAGATCAACAAAAAAAGTGAAGAGATCGAATATGGATGCCTAAAAATACTTGGACTACAACAGCCTGTTGCTAAAGATTTAAGGTTAGGGGCAGCTATTCTGAGGACTTCAACAGAACTTGAGAGGATAAATCTCCTTGCTGCATATGTGGCGCGATATTCTATAGATTCATTGAAGAAAAATTCCAATTTCTTCAAACCAATCCACATTAATCTTATGTCGCATACTGTTCAAAACATGCTGAAGGATGGTGTTGGATCCCTGATCAGTGAGGATATTCAGCTTCTCAAAAGATCTACAAAAAATTTTGTTTCATTGCAAGAATTTTATAATCAAA is part of the Methanobacterium lacus genome and encodes:
- the pstA gene encoding phosphate ABC transporter permease PstA, translating into MNRILSPKISQKIMKGVFWGSGILTILLLVMIIGYVLINGLPVINFEFLFSDPIDSGRAGGIFPMIVSTIYVTFVALVVAIPLGIGGAVYLAEYAGESNIVKAIRFGSETLASIPSIVFGLFGYAFFVIYLGLGFCVLSGGLTLALMALPTILRTAEVSIESVPRSYTEGSLALGANKWQTIYEVVLPAAIPGIITGIILGMARAIEETAAILYTVGASLAVPVSIFDPARPLPLHLYTLATEGISMPNAYGTAAVLVILILVITIVTNALVDRYIKKMMGR
- the pstB gene encoding phosphate ABC transporter ATP-binding protein PstB, with the protein product MPYRIEVKDLNVYFGESHILKDINININNNMVTALIGPSGCGKSTFIRTLNRMNDSISTFKKDGSVLLDGKDIYESKVDVVDLRKKVGMVFQKPNPFPKSIFDNVAYGLRIHGESDKDVLANKVEESLRAAALWDEVKDKLEMSALGLSGGQQQRLCIARTIAVEPEVILMDEPCSALDPISTTKIEDLIHKLKDDYTIIIVTHNMQQATRVSKYTAFFLNGEIVESGLTDKLFIEPEDKRTEDYITGRFG
- a CDS encoding phosphate signaling complex PhoU family protein, whose protein sequence is MYVTILENQLEKIKDTLLDYSNETSERITKSVEGFINEDVYRSKEIIEETNKINKKSEEIEYGCLKILGLQQPVAKDLRLGAAILRTSTELERINLLAAYVARYSIDSLKKNSNFFKPIHINLMSHTVQNMLKDGVGSLISEDIQLLKRSTKNFVSLQEFYNQMFMEYGEDKTSNSSMHSILVARGLLSMGHHIMGMDDRIAYSIIGKRIMHHKVFYNVLMR
- a CDS encoding phosphate ABC transporter substrate-binding protein, whose amino-acid sequence is MDKKYIIGIIIALVVIVGAYMVVAPGSGSKVTVVGSTSVQPVAEKLATAYMKEHPNVKITVQGGGTAVGIKSAQDGTANIGTASKALSTNDSQGLTQYTLGQDGVVAIVSPNNNLTGLTKDQLKGIFSGNITNWNQVGGPDAKINVIVREEGSGTRDAFQDIVLGKLSNGTKVSFVSSAIVQSSTQAVQQAVSQDPNAIGFCSFADLGNDTKALSINGISASASTIADGTYTIQRPFLFLVKGDAKGEVKNFIDWVMGPEGQAILTSQKIIKSTNSTNSTK
- a CDS encoding PhoU domain-containing protein; this encodes MKRSDSTLKAILDVILHDNPATQDEIAEKLGLTRRYVTKLLQPMVKRGVVRRAYILDLKKFDEFSEMFDEEKTSREYAGAYLIKDMLKNMVGHVFKQFDMSFESFVNYNDEMANKALEMDYISNNMHEKIRSSVDTVISINPYSEFSKTMVFSEVAYDLERIADHTCHIANFVLNGCYEVDAEMLEILNSMYLTSRKMVKYSMEGFLNEELDLKDKVMDYEEKIHALQKKALNQIAIQMAEDDVLDKDRSTYYLTLSRVVKAFERIGDISVEIIDAAGEFYRNIPRSTTPERFRRRSSD
- the pstC gene encoding phosphate ABC transporter permease subunit PstC; the protein is MTEKTEEKFVKWVLFATGLSSIAIILLIILFIFNEGIPAITNIGFFNFVFGMTWAPSNGQYGVFPMVIGTLGITALALLLAVPLSICCAVFLSEIAPPTMRKILKPTIQGLAGIPSVIYGFFGLVVLVPFMRVHYGGTGFSLLAASLILTIMILPTITSISEDALRSIPMEYKEASFALGATQWQTIKNVLLPAAVPGVITAIILGMGRAIGETMAVIMVAGNVVQIPGSIFDPVRALTSNIALEMGYATGLHYNALFATGIILIGVIIILLLIANYFNYKKRVTIGGGYL
- a CDS encoding citryl-CoA lyase, with the translated sequence MITEELLKGMMKSQNPGWKTAITKVEHNHLSTRGYSQEDLIENYSFPEMVYLLLQGKIPSEKQKKMFEAVLVSFCDHGVTPPSTQSARLMASAGSSVNACIAGGILAFGKNHAGAIEISMKMLQRGIQLQKNYGKSTDEIKDEVLTYFENGNMKVPGFGHRYHKKDPRAAKLIEVAKKLDCFNEHCELAMNIENSLYNEKGIKMNIDGANSAILSDMGFDWKMGCGIFIIGRVPGLLAHVNEEMALEKPFRKVFDMNGL